A window of the Streptomyces sp. NBC_00250 genome harbors these coding sequences:
- a CDS encoding FAD-binding and (Fe-S)-binding domain-containing protein produces the protein MPLFEPNPQALRPGTKRSPAPDRVPELQARGTPKRLRQELTELLGPEKVLSTISDLVRYASDASPYRFVPQVVVVAEDIDDISTILSYAHGKGREVVFRAAGTSLNGQAQGEDILVDVRRHWAGVEVLDGGARARIRPGTTVVRANAALAPHGRVLGPDPASAIACTIGGVVANNASGMTAGTTRNSYRTVSSLTFVLPSGTVVDTADPAADEALAHAEPRLCAELMELRAEIEADTELTDRIRAKYAIKNTNGYRLDAFLDGDTPVKILRGLMVGSEGTFGFISEVVFDTLPLDRQVSSALLFFPSLPAAAEAVPLFNGAGALAVELMDGNTLRASVSVAGVPADWAELPKETAALLVEFRAPDTSALGAYEAAAEKVLAGLDLVAPVASVENAFTRDPKRISGYWKARKAFVTAVGGSRPSGTTLITEDFAVPPARLAEACAALLDLQARHGFDAAVAGHAAHGNLHFLLAFDAGDPTDVERYAGFMDEFCKLTVERFDGSLKAEHATGRNIAPFLELEWGTKATELMWRVKEAIDPDGVLAPRIVLDRDPHAHLRGLKTIPTVELIADPCIECGFCEPTCPSHDLTTTPRQRIVLRREMMRQRDGSPVEARLLESYGYDAVDTCAGDSTCKLACPVGIDTGALMKEFRHERHTSREERIAALAAKNFRATEASARLAVAAADRIGDRVLASVTGLARRAVSTDLVPAWLPEIPGAAARRLPRTHRPAAVAVYYPACVNRIFGNPDGERGPSLPEAVVAVSARAGKPVWIPDDVAGTCCATIWHSKGYERGNEVMANRIVEAAWGWTAGGTLPLVVDASSCTLGIAHEVVPYLTEENRALHAEMTVVDSLVWAADELLPRLDVRRRVGSAVVHPTCSMRHLGDEDKLTELARACADEVVVPADAGCCAFAGDRGMLHPELTAAATAREAAEVTARPFDAHLSANRMCEIGMDRATGRSYGSVLLALEHATRP, from the coding sequence ATGCCGTTGTTCGAGCCGAACCCGCAGGCCCTTCGCCCCGGTACGAAGCGGAGTCCGGCCCCGGACCGCGTGCCGGAGCTCCAGGCACGGGGAACGCCGAAGCGGCTGCGCCAGGAGCTCACCGAGCTCCTGGGTCCGGAGAAGGTCCTCTCCACGATCTCGGACCTCGTCCGGTACGCCTCCGACGCCAGCCCCTACCGCTTCGTCCCGCAGGTGGTCGTGGTCGCCGAGGACATCGACGACATCTCCACGATCCTGTCGTACGCGCACGGAAAGGGACGCGAGGTGGTCTTCCGGGCCGCCGGGACCAGTCTCAACGGACAGGCCCAGGGCGAGGACATCCTGGTCGACGTACGCCGCCACTGGGCGGGCGTCGAGGTCCTGGACGGCGGCGCGCGCGCCCGGATCCGCCCCGGCACCACCGTCGTACGGGCCAACGCCGCACTCGCCCCGCACGGGCGGGTCCTGGGTCCCGATCCGGCCAGCGCCATCGCCTGCACGATCGGCGGAGTCGTCGCCAACAACGCCTCGGGCATGACGGCCGGGACGACGAGGAACTCGTACCGGACGGTCTCCTCGCTCACCTTCGTGCTGCCGAGCGGGACCGTGGTCGACACCGCCGACCCGGCCGCCGACGAGGCGCTGGCGCACGCCGAGCCCCGGCTCTGCGCCGAGCTGATGGAGCTCAGGGCGGAGATCGAGGCGGACACCGAGCTGACCGACCGGATCCGCGCCAAGTACGCCATCAAGAACACCAACGGCTACCGGCTCGACGCCTTCCTCGACGGCGACACCCCGGTGAAGATCCTGCGCGGCCTCATGGTCGGCTCCGAGGGCACCTTCGGCTTCATCTCCGAGGTCGTCTTCGACACGCTGCCGCTGGACCGCCAGGTGTCCTCGGCGCTGCTCTTCTTCCCCTCGCTGCCGGCGGCGGCGGAAGCGGTGCCCCTGTTCAACGGGGCGGGTGCGCTCGCCGTGGAGCTGATGGACGGCAACACGCTGCGGGCCTCGGTGAGCGTGGCCGGCGTCCCCGCGGACTGGGCGGAGCTGCCCAAGGAGACGGCGGCGCTCCTCGTCGAGTTCCGGGCCCCCGACACGTCGGCCCTCGGGGCGTACGAGGCGGCCGCGGAGAAGGTGCTCGCCGGGCTCGATCTGGTGGCCCCGGTGGCCTCCGTGGAGAACGCGTTCACCCGCGACCCGAAGAGGATCTCCGGCTACTGGAAGGCCCGCAAGGCCTTCGTGACGGCGGTCGGCGGCTCGCGCCCCTCCGGTACGACCCTGATCACCGAGGACTTCGCGGTGCCCCCGGCCCGGCTCGCGGAGGCCTGCGCGGCGCTGCTCGACCTGCAGGCCCGGCACGGATTCGACGCGGCCGTGGCCGGTCACGCGGCCCACGGCAACCTCCACTTCCTCCTCGCCTTCGACGCGGGCGACCCCACCGACGTCGAGCGGTACGCGGGCTTCATGGACGAGTTCTGCAAACTGACCGTGGAGCGCTTCGACGGCTCCCTGAAGGCGGAGCACGCCACCGGCCGCAACATCGCGCCGTTCCTGGAGCTGGAGTGGGGGACGAAGGCGACCGAGCTGATGTGGCGGGTCAAGGAGGCCATCGACCCCGACGGGGTGCTGGCCCCGCGGATCGTCCTGGACCGCGACCCGCACGCCCATCTGCGAGGGCTGAAGACGATCCCCACGGTGGAGCTGATCGCCGATCCCTGCATCGAGTGCGGCTTCTGCGAACCGACCTGTCCCAGCCACGACCTGACGACCACTCCGCGCCAGCGGATCGTGCTGCGCCGGGAGATGATGCGGCAGCGGGACGGCTCCCCGGTCGAGGCCCGGCTCCTGGAGTCGTACGGCTACGACGCCGTCGACACCTGCGCGGGCGACTCCACCTGCAAGCTGGCCTGTCCGGTCGGGATCGACACGGGCGCCCTGATGAAGGAGTTCCGGCACGAGCGGCACACCTCGCGCGAGGAGCGGATCGCCGCGCTGGCCGCCAAGAACTTCCGGGCGACCGAGGCGTCCGCGCGGCTCGCGGTCGCCGCGGCGGACCGGATCGGCGACCGGGTCCTGGCGTCGGTGACGGGCCTGGCCCGTCGGGCGGTCAGCACCGACCTCGTACCGGCATGGCTGCCGGAGATCCCCGGCGCGGCGGCGCGGCGGCTGCCCCGCACCCACCGCCCCGCGGCGGTCGCCGTCTACTACCCGGCCTGTGTGAACCGGATCTTCGGCAATCCGGACGGCGAGCGGGGCCCCTCGCTCCCGGAGGCCGTGGTCGCCGTGTCCGCGCGCGCGGGGAAGCCGGTGTGGATCCCGGACGACGTGGCCGGAACGTGCTGCGCGACGATCTGGCACTCCAAGGGGTACGAGCGCGGCAACGAGGTGATGGCGAACCGGATCGTCGAGGCGGCCTGGGGCTGGACCGCGGGCGGGACGCTGCCCCTGGTCGTGGACGCCTCCTCGTGCACCCTCGGCATCGCGCACGAGGTCGTGCCGTATCTGACGGAGGAGAACCGGGCGCTGCACGCCGAGATGACGGTGGTCGACTCGCTGGTGTGGGCGGCGGACGAGCTGCTCCCCCGGCTCGACGTACGCCGCCGGGTCGGCTCCGCCGTGGTCCATCCGACGTGCTCGATGCGGCACCTGGGCGACGAGGACAAGCTGACGGAACTCGCGCGGGCCTGCGCCGACGAGGTCGTCGTCCCCGCCGACGCGGGCTGCTGCGCCTTCGCGGGCGACCGGGGCATGCTGCACCCGGAGCTGACGGCCGCGGCGACGGCCCGTGAGGCGGCCGAGGTGACGGCCCGGCCGTTCGACGCGCACCTCTCGGCCAACCGGATGTGCGAGATCGGGATGGACCGGGCGACGGGCCGGAGCTACGGGTCGGTGCTCCTCGCCCTGGAGCACGCGACCCGGCCCTGA
- a CDS encoding MarR family winged helix-turn-helix transcriptional regulator: MSTSAVPTGPGGRSGEPDADGLLAEQLLRLTRRLHRIQKRHLEPVGITPAQSRLLRTVAHFGEPPRMADLAARLEVVPRAVTSLVDGLEAGDRVRRVPDPSNRRVVRIELTDAGRATLRELRSARRAAAEDILAPLTAAQREVLGGLLTALVDPGPEGGC; the protein is encoded by the coding sequence ATGAGCACCTCCGCCGTCCCGACCGGCCCCGGCGGCCGTTCGGGGGAACCCGACGCCGACGGCCTCCTCGCCGAGCAGCTGCTGCGCCTCACCCGGCGTCTGCACCGCATCCAGAAACGCCACCTGGAGCCGGTCGGCATCACGCCCGCCCAGTCCAGGCTGCTCCGCACCGTCGCGCACTTCGGGGAGCCGCCCCGGATGGCCGACCTGGCGGCCCGGCTGGAGGTCGTCCCGCGCGCGGTGACCAGTCTCGTCGACGGCCTGGAGGCCGGCGACCGGGTGCGCAGGGTGCCCGATCCGAGCAACCGCCGGGTCGTACGGATCGAGCTCACCGACGCGGGCCGCGCCACGCTGCGAGAGCTGCGCAGCGCGCGCCGGGCGGCCGCAGAGGACATCCTTGCTCCATTGACCGCCGCACAGCGCGAGGTGCTCGGGGGTCTGCTGACCGCCCTGGTCGACCCCGGCCCGGAGGGCGGCTGCTGA
- the mltG gene encoding endolytic transglycosylase MltG, whose amino-acid sequence MTYRPPSPYAPPRRRPSLPRGLRPPRRRPRLTRRGRLALLLGAVVAVAVAITLPLLLTRDEPAVEQPRPLLVPEGWRAGQVYTAVDRALGLPEGTARKTATASATALPLPAEAGGNPEGYLFPATYPVLDATTPDGLLRFMVDTAGKRFGAARIVEGAKAHGMSVYETVIAASIVQAEADNPEDMAKVARVVHNRLARGMALQMDSTLNYALGRSTVDTTFEDTRIKSPYNTYERKGLPPTPIGNPGDQAVDAVIRPADGDWLYFVTVAPGDTRFTADYAAHQENVAEFNANRGAEKN is encoded by the coding sequence ATGACGTACCGGCCGCCGTCCCCGTACGCACCCCCACGCCGCCGCCCCTCCCTTCCCCGGGGTCTCCGGCCGCCCCGTCGCCGTCCCCGGCTCACCCGGCGCGGGCGCCTCGCGCTGCTGCTCGGGGCCGTCGTCGCGGTGGCCGTGGCGATCACCCTCCCGCTGCTCCTGACGCGGGACGAACCGGCCGTCGAACAGCCCAGGCCGCTGCTCGTCCCCGAGGGTTGGCGGGCCGGCCAGGTCTACACGGCCGTCGACCGGGCGCTCGGACTGCCCGAAGGCACGGCACGGAAGACCGCGACCGCATCCGCCACCGCCCTCCCGCTGCCCGCGGAGGCCGGAGGCAACCCCGAGGGCTACCTCTTCCCGGCGACGTATCCCGTGCTCGACGCCACCACCCCCGACGGGCTGCTCCGCTTCATGGTCGACACGGCCGGCAAGCGCTTCGGGGCCGCGCGGATCGTCGAGGGGGCGAAGGCGCACGGCATGAGCGTGTACGAGACGGTGATCGCCGCCAGCATCGTCCAGGCCGAGGCCGACAACCCGGAGGACATGGCCAAGGTCGCCCGGGTCGTCCACAACCGGCTCGCCCGGGGCATGGCCCTGCAGATGGACTCGACCCTCAACTACGCGCTCGGCCGCAGCACCGTGGACACCACGTTCGAGGACACGCGGATCAAGAGCCCGTACAACACCTACGAGCGGAAGGGCCTGCCGCCGACACCCATCGGCAACCCGGGGGACCAGGCCGTGGACGCGGTGATCCGGCCGGCGGACGGCGACTGGCTCTACTTCGTCACGGTGGCCCCGGGAGACACCCGCTTCACCGCCGACTACGCGGCCCACCAGGAGAACGTGGCCGAGTTCAACGCCAACCGGGGCGCCGAGAAGAACTGA
- a CDS encoding ABC transporter ATP-binding protein gives MRPHDQSDWTPPPRDSSQPKEPAQLRRILRLFRPYRARLVLVGLLVGAASLVTVASPFLLKEILDTAIPQGRTGLLSLLALGMIATAVLTSVFGVLQTLISTTVGQRVMHDLRTGVYEQLQRMPLAFFTRTRTGEVQSRIANDIGGMQATVTSTATSLVSNLTAVVATVVAMLALDWRLTLVSLLLLPVFVWISRRVGRERKRITTQRQKQMAAMAATVTESLSVSGILLGRTMGRADSLTKSFAEESERLVDLEVRSSMAGRWRMSTIGIVMAAMPALIYWAAGIALGSGGAAISLGTLVAFVSLQQGLFRPAVSLLSTGVQMQTSLALFQRIFEYLDLPVDITEPAEPVRLREVRGEVAFEKVDFHYDPEGAGRPTLDSVELTVPAGGSLAVVGPTGSGKSTLSYLVPRLYDVTGGRVTLDGVDVRDLDFDTLARAVGVVSQETYLFHASVADNLRFAKPDASDEEIEAAARAAQIHEHIASLPEGYDTLVGERGYRFSGGEKQRLAIARTILRDPPVLILDEATSALDTRTEHAVQQAIDALSAGRTTITIAHRLSTVRDADQIVVLEAGRIAERGTHDELLARDGKYAALVRRDARRAVDLTAKAEQANVGAVVPQNV, from the coding sequence ATGCGCCCCCACGACCAGTCCGACTGGACGCCCCCGCCCCGCGACTCCTCGCAGCCGAAGGAGCCCGCGCAGCTGCGGCGCATCCTGCGACTCTTCCGCCCCTACCGGGCCCGCCTGGTGCTCGTCGGCCTCCTGGTCGGCGCCGCCTCGCTCGTCACGGTCGCCTCACCCTTCCTGCTCAAGGAGATCCTCGACACCGCGATCCCCCAGGGCCGCACCGGGCTGCTCAGCCTGCTCGCCCTCGGCATGATCGCCACCGCCGTGCTGACCAGCGTCTTCGGTGTGCTCCAGACCCTGATCTCCACCACCGTCGGCCAGCGCGTCATGCACGACCTGCGCACCGGGGTCTACGAGCAGCTCCAGCGGATGCCCCTCGCGTTCTTCACGCGCACGCGTACCGGCGAGGTCCAGTCCCGCATCGCCAACGACATCGGCGGCATGCAGGCGACCGTGACCTCCACGGCCACCTCGCTCGTCTCCAACCTCACCGCCGTCGTCGCGACGGTCGTCGCCATGCTCGCCCTCGACTGGCGCCTCACCCTCGTCTCGCTGCTCCTGCTGCCCGTCTTCGTCTGGATCAGCCGGCGCGTCGGCCGTGAGCGCAAGCGGATCACCACCCAGCGCCAGAAGCAGATGGCCGCCATGGCCGCGACCGTCACCGAGTCCCTCTCGGTCAGCGGCATCCTGCTCGGCCGCACCATGGGCCGTGCCGACTCCCTGACGAAGTCCTTCGCCGAGGAGTCCGAGCGCCTCGTCGACCTCGAAGTGCGCTCCTCCATGGCCGGACGGTGGCGGATGTCCACCATCGGCATCGTCATGGCCGCCATGCCCGCCCTGATCTACTGGGCCGCCGGCATCGCCCTGGGCTCCGGCGGGGCCGCGATCTCGCTCGGCACCCTCGTCGCGTTCGTCTCCCTCCAGCAGGGCCTCTTCCGGCCCGCCGTCAGCCTGCTCTCCACCGGCGTGCAGATGCAGACGTCCCTCGCGCTCTTCCAGCGCATCTTCGAGTACCTCGACCTGCCCGTGGACATCACCGAGCCCGCCGAGCCCGTCCGGCTCCGCGAGGTGCGCGGTGAGGTCGCCTTCGAGAAGGTCGACTTCCACTACGACCCCGAGGGCGCCGGCCGTCCGACCCTCGACTCCGTCGAGCTGACCGTCCCCGCCGGGGGCAGCCTGGCCGTCGTCGGCCCCACCGGCTCCGGGAAGTCGACCCTCAGCTACCTGGTGCCGCGGCTGTACGACGTCACCGGCGGACGCGTCACCCTCGACGGGGTCGACGTCCGCGACCTGGACTTCGACACCCTCGCCCGCGCGGTCGGCGTCGTCTCCCAGGAGACGTACCTCTTCCACGCCTCCGTCGCCGACAACCTCCGCTTCGCCAAGCCGGACGCCAGCGACGAGGAGATCGAGGCCGCCGCCCGAGCCGCCCAGATCCACGAGCACATCGCCTCGCTGCCCGAGGGGTACGACACCCTGGTCGGCGAGCGCGGCTACCGCTTCTCGGGCGGTGAGAAGCAGCGCCTCGCCATCGCCCGCACCATCCTGCGCGACCCGCCCGTACTGATCCTCGACGAGGCGACCAGCGCCCTCGACACCCGTACGGAGCACGCCGTGCAGCAGGCCATCGACGCCCTGTCGGCGGGCCGCACGACGATCACCATCGCCCACCGGCTCTCCACCGTCCGTGACGCCGACCAGATCGTCGTCCTGGAAGCGGGCCGGATCGCGGAGCGCGGCACGCACGACGAGCTGCTCGCCCGGGACGGGAAGTACGCGGCCCTGGTCCGCCGCGACGCCAGGAGGGCCGTGGACCTCACCGCCAAGGCCGAACAGGCGAACGTGGGAGCGGTTGTTCCCCAGAACGTGTGA
- a CDS encoding NAD(P)-binding domain-containing protein, with the protein MTAAEGPTSVDVVVIGAGQAGLSAAFHLRRAGLEPDRDFVVLDHAPRPGGAWQFRWPSLTYGKVHGMHALPGMELTGADPARPSSEVIGAYFDTYEQTFDLRIHRPVDVTAVREGDDARLLVETSEGTYATRALINATGTWDRPFWPRYPGQETFRGLQLHTAGYPGPEEFAGKRVLVVGGGASGTQHLMEIADVAAETFWVTRREPVFREGPFGEAEGRAAVALVEERVRQGLPPKSVVSVTGLPLNDAIRAARARGVLDRLPMFDRITPTGVAWDDGRIVDVDVILWATGFRAAIDHLTPLRLREPGGGIRVEGTRAVRDERVHLVGYGPSASTIGANRAGRAAVSDIRRLLRRSPADAVTASA; encoded by the coding sequence GTGACAGCGGCGGAGGGGCCGACGTCGGTGGACGTCGTCGTCATCGGCGCCGGACAGGCGGGGCTCTCCGCCGCCTTCCACCTGCGCCGCGCGGGCCTTGAGCCCGACCGGGACTTCGTCGTCCTCGACCACGCCCCGCGGCCGGGCGGCGCCTGGCAGTTCCGCTGGCCCTCGCTCACGTACGGCAAGGTCCACGGGATGCACGCGCTGCCCGGTATGGAGCTGACCGGCGCCGACCCCGCCCGCCCGTCCTCCGAGGTGATCGGCGCGTACTTCGACACGTACGAGCAGACCTTCGACCTGCGGATCCACCGCCCCGTCGACGTCACCGCCGTCCGGGAGGGGGACGACGCGCGGCTCCTGGTCGAGACCTCCGAGGGGACGTACGCCACCCGTGCCCTGATCAACGCCACCGGCACCTGGGACCGCCCCTTCTGGCCGCGCTACCCGGGCCAGGAGACCTTCCGGGGGCTCCAGCTGCACACCGCCGGATACCCCGGCCCGGAGGAGTTCGCCGGGAAGCGGGTCCTCGTCGTCGGCGGCGGGGCCTCCGGCACCCAGCACCTCATGGAGATCGCGGACGTCGCCGCCGAGACGTTCTGGGTGACCCGGCGCGAGCCCGTCTTCCGCGAGGGCCCCTTCGGGGAGGCGGAGGGCCGGGCGGCCGTCGCACTCGTCGAGGAACGCGTACGGCAAGGGCTGCCCCCGAAGAGCGTCGTCTCGGTCACCGGGCTCCCGCTCAACGACGCGATCCGGGCGGCACGCGCGCGCGGGGTCCTGGACCGCCTGCCGATGTTCGACCGGATCACCCCGACCGGAGTGGCCTGGGACGACGGCCGGATCGTCGACGTGGACGTGATCCTCTGGGCCACCGGTTTCCGGGCGGCGATCGACCATCTGACCCCGCTGCGGCTGCGCGAGCCGGGTGGCGGGATCCGGGTCGAGGGCACGCGCGCGGTCCGGGACGAACGCGTCCACCTCGTCGGCTACGGTCCCTCGGCGTCGACGATCGGCGCCAACCGGGCCGGGCGCGCGGCGGTCTCGGACATCCGGCGTCTGCTGCGCCGCTCGCCGGCCGACGCGGTGACCGCCTCGGCGTGA
- a CDS encoding Gfo/Idh/MocA family protein, giving the protein MNEQSSHDPSRRRVLRTTAAAAGAGLGVGALGVPAAEAATPAAAQAAAPAAGAAAAPKRLGATMAGVPFAGRSTVRVGIVGFGNRGASMIGHFLSHPWVRVNAVCDPVREKAERAAAQVVAAGQPAPAVYANGENDYEKLCARTDLDLVYVATPWETHFPIARAAMLNGKHVGVECPVAMRLDELWELVDLSEQTRRHCMQLENCCYGRNEMRVLRMAHAGKFGTLLHGAGAYNHDLRGLMFSPTYYEGPWRRLWHTQLKGDLYPNHGFGPVANYMDVNRGDRAVSISSFGTPALGLAEYRAEHMPSGDPSWKESYIGSDRTISLIQTAKGRVIRLEHDVSTPHPYSRINSLGGTRGVFEDYPARIYLEPDHKDDQWADFSAYAAEFDHWLWKEHADPPGGHGGMDYIMIYRLMQCMRLGLVPDFDVYDAATWTAPVPLSHASIKAQGAPQEIPDFTRGEWRKARSGVDSAKPA; this is encoded by the coding sequence ATGAACGAGCAGTCATCGCACGACCCGAGCCGCCGCAGAGTCCTCAGGACCACCGCCGCCGCGGCGGGGGCGGGACTCGGTGTCGGCGCCCTCGGCGTCCCGGCCGCCGAGGCGGCGACCCCGGCGGCCGCTCAGGCCGCCGCTCCGGCGGCCGGGGCCGCAGCCGCGCCGAAACGCCTCGGAGCCACCATGGCCGGCGTCCCCTTCGCGGGCCGCTCCACCGTCCGGGTCGGCATCGTCGGCTTCGGCAACCGGGGCGCAAGCATGATCGGCCACTTCCTGTCGCACCCCTGGGTCCGGGTGAACGCCGTCTGCGACCCCGTGCGCGAGAAGGCCGAACGGGCCGCGGCTCAGGTCGTCGCCGCCGGGCAGCCCGCCCCCGCCGTCTACGCGAACGGCGAGAACGACTACGAGAAGCTCTGCGCCCGCACCGACCTCGACCTCGTGTACGTGGCCACGCCCTGGGAGACCCACTTCCCGATCGCCCGCGCGGCGATGCTGAACGGCAAGCACGTCGGCGTGGAGTGTCCGGTCGCGATGCGGCTCGACGAACTGTGGGAGCTCGTCGACCTGTCGGAGCAGACCCGCCGCCACTGCATGCAGCTGGAGAACTGCTGCTACGGCCGGAACGAGATGCGGGTGCTCCGGATGGCGCACGCCGGCAAGTTCGGCACGCTGCTGCACGGCGCGGGGGCGTACAACCACGATCTGCGCGGCCTGATGTTCTCCCCCACGTACTACGAGGGCCCCTGGCGCCGCCTCTGGCACACCCAGCTGAAGGGCGACCTCTATCCCAACCACGGCTTCGGTCCCGTCGCCAACTACATGGACGTCAACCGGGGCGACCGGGCGGTGAGCATCAGCAGCTTCGGCACACCGGCGCTCGGCCTCGCCGAGTACCGCGCGGAGCACATGCCGTCCGGCGACCCCAGCTGGAAGGAGTCGTACATCGGGAGCGACCGGACGATCAGCCTGATCCAGACGGCCAAGGGCCGGGTCATCCGCCTGGAGCACGACGTCTCCACCCCGCACCCGTACAGCAGGATCAACAGCCTGGGCGGCACCCGCGGCGTCTTCGAGGACTACCCGGCCCGGATCTATCTGGAGCCGGACCACAAGGACGACCAGTGGGCCGACTTCTCGGCGTACGCGGCCGAGTTCGACCACTGGCTCTGGAAGGAGCACGCCGATCCGCCGGGCGGTCACGGCGGCATGGACTACATCATGATCTACCGCCTGATGCAGTGCATGCGGCTCGGCCTCGTGCCGGACTTCGACGTGTACGACGCCGCCACGTGGACGGCGCCGGTGCCGCTGAGCCACGCGTCGATCAAGGCACAGGGCGCGCCTCAGGAGATCCCCGACTTCACGCGCGGCGAGTGGCGCAAGGCCCGCTCGGGCGTGGACTCGGCGAAGCCTGCCTGA